Genomic window (Gemmatimonadales bacterium):
CGTCGACGATCTCGTCGCCCGCGTCGAGGTTCATCAACTTGACGCCCTGGGTGTTGCGCCCGCTCACACGGATCCCCTCGACCGGGCAGCGGATGATGACACCGCCCTTGGTGATCATCATCAGTTCGTCCTCGGGGAGGACGTCCTTGAGCGCGATCAGCTTGCCGGTCTTCTCGGTCTGCTGCATCGTGATGATCCCCTTGCCGCCGCGCCTCTGCACGCGGTAGTCCGCGAGGGCGCTGCGCTTGCCGATGCCGCGCTCGCTCACCACCAGCAGTTCGGCGCGCTCCTTCACCACGACCATGCCGATCACCCGGTCACCGTCGTCGAGTTCGATCCCCTTGACGCCGCCCGTGGCGCGGCCCATTTCGCGTGCGTCGGTCTCGTGAAAGCGGATGCTCATGCCGAACGACGTGGCGAGCACGATGTCGTCGTTGCCGCGCGTCTTCTGCACGTCGATCAGCTCGTCGTCCGCGTCGATGTTGATGGCGTTGATCCCGACGCTGCGGACGTTGCCATACGCCGACATCACCGTCTTCTTCACCGTGCCGTTGCGCGTGACGAACATCAGCCACTCGTCGTCTCCGAATTTCCGGACCGGGACCAGCGCCGCCACCCGCTCACCCTCGCGGATGTTGATGCAGTTGACCACCGGCTTGCCGCGCGCGGCGCGCCCGCCCTGCGGAATCTCGTGCACCTTGAGCCAGTACACGGTGCCGCGGTCGGAGAAGAACATCAGGTAGTCGTGCGTCGACGCGATGAAGAGGTGCTCGACCCAGTCGAGTTCCTTGGTCTCCATCCCGGTGAGGCCGCGGCCGCCGCGCCGCTGGCGGCGATAGGTGGTGACCGGGATCCGCTTGATGTAGCCGGTGTGCGAGATGGTGATCACCATGTCTTCTTCGGCGATCAGGTCCTCGACCGAGAACTCGGCCTGGTCCTTGAGGATCTCGGTGCGGCGCTCGTCGCCGAAGGTGGTGGCGAGGTCGCTGATCTCGTCGACCAGGATCTTCATCCGCTTGGGGCGTGAGTCGAGGATGCTCTGCAGCTCCGCGATCGCGGTGCGTACTTCGGCGAGCTCGGCCTCGAGCTTGTCGATCTCGAGCCCCGTGAGCTTGGCGAGCCGCATGTTGAGGATGGCGTCGGACTGCACCTCGCTCAGCCCGAACCGCGCCCGCAGCGCCGCGTCGGCGGTCGGGGTGTCGGGCGATCCGCGGATGATCCTGATCACTTCGTCGATGTTGTCGACGGCGATCTTGAGCCCTTCGAGGATATGCTCGCGCTTCTTCGCCTCGGCGAGATCGAACTCGGTCCGGCGGACGATGATGGTGTGCCGGTGGTCGATGAAGTGCCGCAGCATCTCCTTGAGCGGCATGACCTTGGGCGCGCCGTTCACCAGCGCGAGGTTGATCACGCCGAAGGTGCTCTGCATCGCGGTGTGCTTGTACAGCTGGTTGAGCACCACCTGCGCGATCGCATCACGCTTGAGCTCCACCACCAGCCGCATCCCCTCGCGATCCGACTCGTCGCGGACGCCGCTGATCCCTTCGACGCGCTTCTCCATCGCCAGTTCCGCGATGGCGGTGTGCAGCGTCGCCTTGTTCACCTGATAGGGAATCTCGGTGATGATCAGCGCGTTCTTGCCGGTGCGCTCGTTCTCCTCGATCCGCACCCGCGCGCGCATGACGACGCGGCCGCGACCGGTTTCGTACGCCTCGCGGATCCCCGCTTCGCCGTAGATGTACGCGCCGGTGGGGAAGTCCGGTCCCTTGATGTACTGGAGCAGGTCGTCGGTGGTGAGATCGGGGTTCTGGACCAGCGCGGCGATCGCGCCGGCCACTTCACGCAGGTTGTGCGGCGGGATGTTGGTCGCCATGCCGACCGCGATGCCGCTCGATCCGTTGACGAGCAGATTCGGCAGCCGCGACGGCAGGACCGAAGGTTCCTCGCGCTGGTCATCGAAATTGGGGACGAAATCGACGGTGTTCTTGTCGATATCGGCGAGCATCTCGAGTGCAATGCGCGTGAGCCGCGATTCGGTGTATCGATACGCCGCCGCGGGATCACCATCGACCGAGCCGAAATTGCCCTGTCCATCGACCAGTGGATAGCGGAGCGAGAATTCCTGCACCATGCGCACTAGCGCGTCGTACACCGACTGGTCGCCGTGCGGATGGTATTTGCCGAGGACATCGCCCACGACCGTCGCGGATTTCTTGAAGGCGCGATTGGGAAGGAGCCCGAGCTCGTTCATCGCGTAGAGGATGCGCCGGTGCACCGGCTTGAGCCCGTCGCGCACATCGGGAAGTGCGCGCGATACGATGACGCTCATCGAGTAATTGATGAACGACTGCTGCAACTCCTCTTCGATCAGGCGCGGAACGATCCGTTCGCGAGAATTTGGCGCGGTCATCGGGGTCCGGATTGAGGGGGTACGGTCGCCGTCTCGATGCCGCGACCGGAAACGGCGAAATATACCGGAATCACCCGAGGGTTACAAGTCGAACCCGTTCGCGCAAGTGCTTGAAAATGAAGAGGTTAGCCGGTCAGCGCCGACGGCGGTGGCGCGTTACGGTGCCGGCTCGACGACGACCGGATGGGCGCGATGCGACCGCCGGTGCGCCATCCGCTGTTTCAGCCCGTCGAAGAAGACGTAAACGACCGGTGTCACGAACAGGGTAATCAGCTGAGATACCGCGAGGCCGCCCACGACCGCCACGCCGAGGGGCCGGCGCGATTCGGCACCCGCACCGCTGCCGAGCGCGATCGGCAAAGTTCCCATCAGCGCGGCCATCGTGGTCATCATGATCGGCCGGAATCGGACCATGCACGCTTCGTGGATCGCGGCGCGCGCCGATTTCCCTTCCTTCCGCTCCGCCTCGACGGCGAAGTCGATCATCATGATGGCGTTCTTCTTCACCAGGCCGATCAGCATGATGATGCCGACGAAGGCATAGACGCTGAGCTCCATGTGGAAGACCATCAGCGCCAGCAGCGCGCCGAACCCGGCGAACGGCAACCCCGAGAAGATCGTGAGCGGGTGGATGAAGCTCTCGTACAGCACGCCGAGGACGATGTAGATCACGACGATCGCGAGCACCAGCAGGATGGCGAGTCCGTGCTGGGCATCCTGGAAGGCCTGCGCCGTGCCGGCCGGCTGCGCGGTGATCCCGGTCGGGAGGATCTGCGCCGAGACCCGCTGGACCTCTTCGAGTGCCGGACCGATCGACACTCCCGGCCCGAGATCGAACGAAATGGTGACCGCGGGGAGCTGGCTCGAGTGGTTCACGGTGAGCGGGCCCACCGCCTCCGACACCTTGGCCAGCGCGGTGAACGGGACAAGCTGGCCGTTGCCGCCCTGCACCGAGATCAGCGACATCGCGCCGAGATCGCGCTGGTACTGGGGGAGGAGCTCCATCACGACCCAGTACTGGTTGGTGCTGGTGTAGATCGTCGACACCTGACGGGCGCCATAGGCGTCGTAGAGCGCGTTCTCGACCTGCTGCATCGTGACGCCGACGGCGGATGCGCGATCGCGATCGACGGAGAGCTGGATTTCCGGATTCTTGATCTGCAGGTCGCTGGTGACGCCGCGGAGATCCTTCATCTGCTCCATCCGCGCCTGCAGTTCCTGCGACGCCTTGTACAACGCAGGAATGTCGGAACCCTGCAGCGTGTACTGGTAGAGGCTCTTGGAC
Coding sequences:
- the gyrA gene encoding DNA gyrase subunit A; translation: MTAPNSRERIVPRLIEEELQQSFINYSMSVIVSRALPDVRDGLKPVHRRILYAMNELGLLPNRAFKKSATVVGDVLGKYHPHGDQSVYDALVRMVQEFSLRYPLVDGQGNFGSVDGDPAAAYRYTESRLTRIALEMLADIDKNTVDFVPNFDDQREEPSVLPSRLPNLLVNGSSGIAVGMATNIPPHNLREVAGAIAALVQNPDLTTDDLLQYIKGPDFPTGAYIYGEAGIREAYETGRGRVVMRARVRIEENERTGKNALIITEIPYQVNKATLHTAIAELAMEKRVEGISGVRDESDREGMRLVVELKRDAIAQVVLNQLYKHTAMQSTFGVINLALVNGAPKVMPLKEMLRHFIDHRHTIIVRRTEFDLAEAKKREHILEGLKIAVDNIDEVIRIIRGSPDTPTADAALRARFGLSEVQSDAILNMRLAKLTGLEIDKLEAELAEVRTAIAELQSILDSRPKRMKILVDEISDLATTFGDERRTEILKDQAEFSVEDLIAEEDMVITISHTGYIKRIPVTTYRRQRRGGRGLTGMETKELDWVEHLFIASTHDYLMFFSDRGTVYWLKVHEIPQGGRAARGKPVVNCINIREGERVAALVPVRKFGDDEWLMFVTRNGTVKKTVMSAYGNVRSVGINAINIDADDELIDVQKTRGNDDIVLATSFGMSIRFHETDAREMGRATGGVKGIELDDGDRVIGMVVVKERAELLVVSERGIGKRSALADYRVQRRGGKGIITMQQTEKTGKLIALKDVLPEDELMMITKGGVIIRCPVEGIRVSGRNTQGVKLMNLDAGDEIVDVARVQKEEGDGLEEEAGEETPAAEA